Sequence from the Rhodanobacter sp. genome:
TCCACATCCTTCTCGCCCTCAACGATCCAAACAGGTTGTGAAGGGTGAGCAGCAAGTAACTCTGGCAGCCGATACAGCGGCTTCCCGGTCGATGGCGCAACCGGCTCCTTGCCGACAAACTTGGCTCCATCGAAATACATGGGCCGAAACTCTTTCCCGCCATCTGCCAAGCGCGCTCGCCAACGCCAGCACCAGACCTTGCCGTCAGCGAGCCGATACGAATACACATCCGTAATTTCGACATCACGCTTCAGGGCCTGCCGGGCAAGGCGCTTCGCTGCCTGTTCGATGGTTTCGACCGGCATCGAACTCATGCGCGCAGCCCAATCAGGTCGCGCACGGCAGCTTTGAAATCCATACCGTGCAAGCGCATGTGAAAGTTCACTAGGTCGCCGCCACCGCAGCCGGCGAAGCAGCGCCAATGCCCGCGATCACCTTCGACGTGCACGGACAGGCTGGCATTGCTGTCATCGTGAAACGGACAGCGGCCCTGCGCCCAGCCACTGGTGTTCGCATGGCTAAGTCCGTGGATGCGCTGCGCGTAGTAGCCAGCAGGGTCGGGCAGGCGTTCGCGCCAGTTTTCAGGCAGGTGCACATTGCCTGTACTGTCCGAACGCCGGGGGCGAGGTTGCGGAGGGATCTTCATACTTCGGCCCCGCCATTCTGCTCGCGCGATACCGCGACGCGACGCTCAATCCAGGCGTCAACCTCTTCCTCAACCCAACCACTAGCACGCTTGCCGAGCTTGACCGGCTGGGGAAAATCCCCCTCCTTCGCCAGCCTGTAGATTGAGGCAATTGAATAGCCCGTCTTGCGCTCTACATCCGCACGACGGAGGAACCGCTTTTGCGGCGTGACCGATTGATTGCGTACCATGTCGTTGCACCTTGTTGAATGCCGCATTGCGCGGCGGTGCAAGACAAAATAAGCACATCGCGCTGCACGCGCGCCCGGCGTGCGCAGCTATTTTTTAGGCTTGAGAATGTTGTTCCGGATAGTGCCCGCGCTAACGGGCACACCACGCGTGGCTTCTTTCTCAGCGATCAACTCACCGACACGCGCCTTGGATAGACGTGGATTTTGCGCCCACAGAACATCGGCCTGCTTCTGCCACTCAGCACGCTTCTTGTCCGCCTCGCGCTTTTGCTCATCGTTCCGATTCTCGAACGGCTTGCGCACCTTGTTGCCCGTGCGCGCGAGCGGCAGCAAAAAATCCTCACGTCTAATTTCGCGGCGACGCATTACCATCCATTCGAGATGCCGAAGCATTTCAGCGCTGCTGCTTGCCCGCTTCGCTCTCTCGCGGCGTTCGGCAAGCTCCTCCTTCGCTCCACACGAATCTAACTGCGAAACCCAGGCGTCCCATGCCTGCAAATCGAAGCCGTGCATAGCCGCCACCGTTCGCAATAAATTTTCAGCGGCATCATCACTGTCTAGGGCA
This genomic interval carries:
- a CDS encoding AlpA family transcriptional regulator — protein: MVRNQSVTPQKRFLRRADVERKTGYSIASIYRLAKEGDFPQPVKLGKRASGWVEEEVDAWIERRVAVSREQNGGAEV